The genomic window AAGAATAATAAGGATGAGGAAGAGTCCGTATATACCCAGGAGACCCCTGCTCTCCCTGTTAGTTCCGCACCAGCCACAAAAGGCCACCATCATAACAAATAACCCCAACAATATAAAGAGCCATGGCGCCACCTGGGGCCAGTACACCCTGTAGTCCAAAAGGTAATGGTTGCTATTTCTCAACGCGACGAATTCGGACAGCTGCACAAAGAACCAGATCCCCGTGGCCGCTGTTACCAAACCGAATATCGCGTACAACACATTCACCACATAAAGCACACCTTTGATAAGCTCTTCCTTCCCCATGATGGTCGTGTGTCGTGATCGAAGGTTGGCAGTGGAATGAGAAACGCTGCAAAGCCGCGACTACTTTTATAAACTCGTGCGCAACTTGTCCGGACCTCAAGAACAGCGACTTTACACCTCGCGATACGATAACAAATTGCATATTTAGTGAGAGGTGACTAACATAATTGAATCTAATTGCAGTCATTTGGTAATTGGATAGAATTTATGCCACATTTATTGTAACTGGGCCATGTATTATGATTCATTTTGAaccatttttgtatattacgtgaattaataataccagatatttatatatacatatgtttatttgtaacttttttattaaataaatcagactgtaatataaaaaatatactttcttAATACAACAGGTACAAAGATATGATAATATAGATGGGCATAAATTTGGTCTCGTATAAGTTACACAGTTATTTCGAGagaatcttaatataataatagaaataaataaaacctcttAAAACTATCAAAATCATTACATTACACGagttaatactatttattacatCGGATATATTACAGGTGATTGTCGTGTCGTGTCCGTATCGTCACATATAAAAGATCGTATACGTGATTTAACTAACATCGGAAGGTCGAATGACATACTTTGTTTTGCATTACGATGTTCTTCTTACTTaaccatttttgtttttagcctcgagaattttattcaaaacaatcaagtaagatattaaaatcgtAAGTGACATTTAATTGCAATATCATTACTAACAATAAACTAACAGGTTTCCGAAACAGATTAATAAAGTTACTCAATAATATTGTCATTACCGGTGCCATAATGGAGTAGACTTAACAATATCAAATTCAAAGAGACAGACTTCATTTTACAAGAGTTCTTAAAGCTGACAACCGTAACATGTgacgaatattttaaagataaattattgctagagatataataaaaggcttcaaaataattagaagCATTCTGGTGAAAAGTCagtcaaaaatatacaaaaaaagaaattattaggCCTTAATTGCCATTACAACTAAGACGTATCTTACAAATAATAACGGtacataatgtaatttaaataattacaataaattgttCATTGTATGAACTCTAAAAGCATTTTTACATGTATCTAGTAATATTGTATCCttacacttttattattaaaatgctaaaaaggaaaataacaaaactgtgAGTATCCAGTGCGACCTAGTTCAACATATCGGTTAATTTTCTATGCTTACGACCTCAAAAGATAAAGTTAACTAaactaaaaacatataaacctAACACACACTATAAAATCCCACTCATTATCTGAAACCTAACTTGGAAtgatttaagaatttaaagcGCAAATTTGTTACAACTATATACATCGGGTAAAAATAAGTCTGTTGCTTAACAAATGTTCTTAGGGAGATCCAAACATGTCTTATAATTAAACCGAATTACATCACTTCAACCATTAATATTGACACAAGATGCTTAAGACGcatgaatattaatacattgtcATATCGGTGAAGCGAATCGCCAAGCACAAAATATaacttgttttgtttaaaaaacgcCGCGATTATAACGCAGCGGTTCGTTTGACCAATATGTACCTTTATAACCCTAACCATTTTTACATAATCTAACGCCTATAGGTTACATAAGTATTTGGTTTTAGTTCAAAAGTAGAAAACTTGTTTCACTACATCAGTTCGCCTCTTAAATGCCACTAGAAACTAAAATGTTACGTATGAATACTTCCTCTTAACCCACTTCTGTTACTCTTTACACAAAGATGTACAAATGGGCCCTCCGCAACTACGTATACCGAAACCGATTAACATTTTccatcatatatttatacaaaacaaatagaaTAGACACTTGTTTTATCTATTATTCAGATCTTGGTTTAActcaaagttattaaataacttatagcAGAACCTTCTTACTTTCTGACTCGTGAACTGGTGGGGGTCGTGTTTTTTTCTCCAGTGCCTTTGACAAAGAAATAGCGCACACAATACCCATTATGGCAATAAATGCGGTAAAAATAGACGCTCCCGATAGGACCTTGATCGCAATTCTGGCGTACTGAGCTGCGACCGTTGAACATCCGTGTCTTTCATTGGCCAACTTGTTAGTGAACTCACAGTCGATGGCGTAGGGCTCCAACCAGCCGTGATAGTACACGTCGCAGCAGGATACGGGGAATTCATTCTTCCAATTCTTATAATCCCTGGGGCTGTCGGCTCCACAACAATGTAACTTCCTCTCGATAATTCCGAAGGCATCAGCGACCTCGTTATCATTCTTCGTTTGGAAATACACATCCCATACGGTGTCCTTGACGAAATCATCAGTAGATTTGCTATCCGCGAACACTAGCGCCACGACAGCGGCCGCGACGGCAAACAACACCACCAGCGACATGGCCACCGCGTACAGTGTCAACATACCGCGGTTTTTCCGACAGACACCGGCGAATCCGCATCCCGACACCATCAGAACAAAGAAACCAACGAAGAAAAACATCCACGGCACCGCTTGAGGCCAGTAGACCGAGTAATCCAGGAGATAATGATTGCTGTTGCGCAACCTGGTGAACTCGAACACCTGACAGAAGAACCATATCGAAGCAGCGGCGATCGCCAGCCCGAATACAGTGTAAACAGTGTTCAGAACGTACAAAACAACTTTAGGCACTTGAACCGACATCGTGTACGCGCGCTTGCTCCGACTGTCGACAATTAAATGGCGTGCCAGCGCTTACCGCTGTATAATATACGTTTGAAATGCGTCATCAATGATTCAGTTGGATTAAtgcttgatttttttattatcggtCCTGTTTAAGGATGGAACCTTCGTCTGCATCGTTTTCTATGTTCTAAATGTGTTACGCTTAATAATTGTTAGCTTACTACATATACGATACATATGAAGgcgtttaaaacaaaagcaaatataaattatatgacagCGTCAACAGTATTCCCTGTTGGGGAATAAATGAGGTGAAAATCTTTTAACTAAACATCATATTCAACTAACCGACATAGTGAAGGACGCTTACTTTTATGAACTAATTCTTTGACTGTAATAAATAGATTCcatggtatattattttttctctagTCTCTTT from Danaus plexippus chromosome 27, MEX_DaPlex, whole genome shotgun sequence includes these protein-coding regions:
- the LOC116775635 gene encoding 23 kDa integral membrane protein-like, producing the protein MSVQVPKVVLYVLNTVYTVFGLAIAAASIWFFCQVFEFTRLRNSNHYLLDYSVYWPQAVPWMFFFVGFFVLMVSGCGFAGVCRKNRGMLTLYAVAMSLVVLFAVAAAVVALVFADSKSTDDFVKDTVWDVYFQTKNDNEVADAFGIIERKLHCCGADSPRDYKNWKNEFPVSCCDVYYHGWLEPYAIDCEFTNKLANERHGCSTVAAQYARIAIKVLSGASIFTAFIAIMGIVCAISLSKALEKKTRPPPVHESESKKVLL